A stretch of the Pan troglodytes isolate AG18354 chromosome 20, NHGRI_mPanTro3-v2.0_pri, whole genome shotgun sequence genome encodes the following:
- the ZNF260 gene encoding zinc finger protein 260, translating to MIGMLESLQHESDLLQHDQIHTGEKPYECNECRKTFSLKQNLVEHKKMHTGEKSHECTECGKVCSRVSSLTLHLRSHTGKKAYKCNKCGKAFSQKENFLSHQKHHTGEKPYECEKVSIQMPTIIRHQKNHTGTKPYACKECGKAFNGKAYLTEHEKIHTGEKPFECNQCGRAFSQKQYLIKHQNIHTGKKPFKCSECGKAFSQKENLIIHQRIHTGEKPYECKGCGKAFIQKSSLIRHQRSHTGEKPYTCKECGKAFSGKSNLTEHEKIHIGEKPYKCNECGTIFRQKQYLIKHHNIHTGEKPYECNKCGKAFSRITSLIVHVRIHTGDKPYECKVCGKAFCQSSSLTVHMRSHTGEKPYGCNECGKAFSQFSTLALHMRIHTGEKPYQCSECGKAFSQKSHHIRHQRIHTH from the coding sequence ATGATAGGCATGTTGGAAAGTCTTCAGCATGAATCAGATCTCCTTCAGCATGAtcaaattcatactggagagaaaccttatgaatgtaatgaatgtaGAAAAACCTTTAGCCTGAAGCAAAACCTTGTAGAGCATAAGAAAATGCATACTGGAGAGAAATCTCATGAATGCACTGAATGTGGTAAAGTGTGCTCTCGAGTCTCATCCCTTACTCTACACCTTAGAAGTCACACAGGAAAGAAGgcatataaatgtaataaatgtggaaaagccttcagCCAGAAGGAAAACTTCctttctcatcagaaacatcacactggagagaaaccttatgaatgtgAAAAAGTTTCTATTCAGATGCCAACCATCATCAGACACCAGAAAAATCATACAGGAACCAAACCCTATGCATGTaaggaatgtggcaaagcctttaacggCAAAGCATATCTCACTGAGCAtgagaaaattcatactggagaaaaaccatTTGAATGTAATCAGTGTGGAAGAGCCTTCAGCCAGAAGCAATACCTCATTAAACATCAGAACATCCATACTGGAAAGAAGCCCTTTAAATGTAGTGAGTGTGGAAAAGCTTTTAGCCAGAAGGAAAACCTCATTATACATCAGAGAatccatactggagagaaaccttatgaatgtaaaGGGTGTGGGAAAGCTTTCATTCAGAAGTCAAGCCTCATTAGACACCAGAGAAgtcacacaggagagaaaccttatacatgtaaggaatgtgggaaagccttcagtggCAAGTCAAATCTCACTGAGCATGAGAAAATTCATattggagagaaaccctacaaatgtaatgaatgtggaacAATCTTCAGGCAGAAGCAATACCTCATTAAACATCACAATattcatacaggagagaaaccctatgaatgtaataaatgtggaaaagccttcTCTCGAATCACATCACTTATTGTACATGTAAGAATTCATACAGGTGATAAGCCTTATGAGTGTAAGGTCTGTGGGAAAGCCTTCTGTCAAAGCTCATCTCTTACTGTGCATATGAGAAGCCATACAGGTGAGAAACCCTATGGttgtaatgaatgtgggaaagccttttcTCAGTTCTCAACCCTTGCTCTGCACATGAGAATCCATACTGGTGAAAAACCTTATCAGTGTagtgaatgtgggaaagctttcAGCCAAAAGTCACATCACATTAGACACCAGAGAATTCATACTCATTAA